Proteins from a genomic interval of Plasmodium reichenowi strain SY57 chromosome 13, whole genome shotgun sequence:
- a CDS encoding hypothetical protein (conserved Plasmodium protein, unknown function), which yields MPVIPECCICRVSLKNNLCVEKNCGNIFHYNCMIKWMELQKSCPLCKSSCCKKNLLSIHYEINEENKIKIDENILNKSKDELYEELSKYEADLIKTQNENEKYALEILTLTNKNKILSETVSKSNVKINEGKIEKEKLKDLKDEYLKDKILLTAKIEEYEKELKKYKLIENFLEDLNKEDLNRINLLFGFNILSISEQKNVILNYIKNCMTKEKKNEQIIKELNEQIVEKDNQIQNFKEKLYKYKLNEEINDSNENKLSNDEKDTKPIKIKNKIIRRVATLESKRNRNRFRYSHNNNIISSNNTNLSKSKTSNDNILSNNNLDFINFIDNKINNSNSLESIQTTPKRKKFHPIEIDLLRNKSVDKLFSNLIDKNFEQQKKENFELYSNKTEPCPTQNNQSTSKAQLLPRSSLKVHENKKTSRHRKRKSLNSQSSKITDFFKKTMN from the coding sequence atgccTGTTATACCAGAATGTTGTATTTGTAGAGTTAgcttaaaaaataatttatgtGTAGAAAAGAATTGTggtaatatttttcattacaACTGTATGATAAAATGGATGGAGCTTCAAAAGTCCTGTCCATTGTGTAAAAGTTCGTGCTGTAAGAAGAATTTATTATCTATCCATtatgaaataaatgaagagaataaaataaaaattgatgaaaatattttaaataaaagcAAAGATGAGTTATATGAAGAGCTGTCGAAATACGAAGCGGATTTAATAAAGAcacaaaatgaaaatgaaaaatacGCTTTAGAAATTTTAACattaacaaataaaaataaaatattaagtGAAACAGTTAGTAAAAGTAATgtaaaaattaatgaagggaaaattgaaaaagaaaaattaaaagatttaaaagatgaatatttaaaagataaaatattattgaCAGCCAAAATTGaagaatatgaaaaagaattgaaaaaatataaattaattgAAAACTTTTTAGAAgatttaaataaagaagatTTGAATAGAATAAATTTATTGTTTGgatttaatatattatctataaGTGAACAGAAAAATGTTATActtaattatataaaaaattgtatgacgaaagaaaaaaaaaatgaacaaataataaaagaattaaatgaaCAAATTGTCGAAAAGGATAATCAAATTCaaaattttaaagaaaaattatataaatataaattaaatgaagaaattaatgatagtaatgaaaataaattatcaaATGATGAAAAGGATACTAAACcaattaaaattaaaaataaaataattagACGAGTTGCTACCTTAGAATCTAAAAGAAATCGTAATAGATTTAGATATAGTcataacaataatattattagtagtaataatacGAATCTCTCAAAATCGAAAACATCTAATGacaatattttatcaaataataatttagattttatcaattttatcgataataaaattaataattcaaATTCTCTTGAATCTATACAAACCACAccaaaaagaaaaaaattccATCCCATCGAAATAGACTtattaagaaataaatCGGTTGATAAACTTTTTAGTAATCTCATCGACAAAAATTTTgaacaacaaaaaaaagaaaattttgaattatattcaaataaaaCAGAACCGTGCCCTACACAAAACAATCAAAGCACATCAAAAGCACAATTATTACCAAGATCATCATTAAAAGTACAtgagaataaaaaaacaagcAGACATAGAAAAAGGAAATCCTTAAATTCACAATCAAGCAAAATAACAgacttttttaaaaaaacaatgaattaa